A window from Thermoplasma sp. Kam2015 encodes these proteins:
- a CDS encoding acetyl-CoA C-acetyltransferase, which produces MRDVYIVAAKRTAIGKFGRSFSKLKAPQLGGAAIKAVMDETHIDAKSVEEVIMGNVIQAGNGQNPAGQAAFHGGLPNSVLKYTVNVVCASGMLAVESAAREIALGERDLVIAGGMESMSNAPFLLPADLRWGPKHLLHKNYKIDDAMLVDGLLDAFYFEHMGVSAERTSRKFGITREMADEYSVQSYERAIRATESGEFADEIVPFENLDRDEGIRKTTMEDLAKLPPAFEKNGILTAGNSAQLSDGGSALMIASEKAINEYGLKPVARITGYEQASLDPLDFVEAPIPATRKLLEKQHKTIDYYDLVEHNEAFSIASVIVRNELKIDNDRFNVNGGAVAIGHPIGNSGARIIVTLINALKHRHMKTGLATLCHGGGGAHTLTLEMVE; this is translated from the coding sequence ATGAGAGATGTATATATTGTAGCTGCCAAGAGAACTGCCATCGGCAAGTTCGGAAGATCCTTTTCAAAGTTAAAGGCCCCCCAGCTGGGTGGTGCAGCTATTAAGGCGGTGATGGATGAAACACACATAGATGCGAAATCGGTGGAAGAAGTAATAATGGGCAATGTAATTCAAGCTGGAAACGGGCAAAATCCAGCCGGCCAGGCCGCGTTCCATGGAGGCCTCCCAAATTCTGTCCTTAAATATACTGTCAATGTTGTATGTGCATCGGGTATGCTGGCAGTGGAAAGTGCGGCAAGGGAGATCGCCCTAGGTGAAAGAGATCTCGTGATCGCTGGAGGTATGGAGAGCATGAGCAATGCCCCCTTCCTTCTCCCTGCGGATCTCAGATGGGGACCGAAGCATCTTCTTCACAAGAACTACAAGATAGATGATGCCATGCTTGTTGATGGCCTTCTGGATGCCTTCTATTTCGAACATATGGGCGTATCAGCTGAGCGAACATCTAGAAAATTCGGCATAACAAGAGAGATGGCTGATGAATACTCTGTGCAGAGCTATGAAAGAGCCATCAGAGCGACAGAATCTGGAGAATTTGCAGACGAGATCGTTCCGTTTGAAAACTTGGATCGTGATGAGGGCATAAGAAAGACGACCATGGAGGATCTCGCAAAACTACCTCCAGCATTTGAGAAAAACGGGATATTAACGGCCGGTAATTCTGCACAGCTTTCGGACGGTGGATCTGCGCTCATGATAGCTTCTGAAAAGGCCATCAACGAATATGGCCTTAAGCCAGTGGCAAGGATCACAGGATATGAACAGGCATCTCTCGATCCTCTTGATTTCGTTGAAGCGCCCATACCGGCAACGAGAAAGCTGCTGGAAAAACAGCATAAGACCATAGATTACTATGACCTTGTTGAACACAACGAAGCCTTCTCCATAGCCTCGGTCATAGTCAGAAATGAACTGAAGATAGATAATGACAGATTCAATGTGAACGGTGGTGCAGTTGCGATAGGGCATCCGATCGGAAACAGCGGAGCCAGGATCATAGTAACATTGATAAATGCGTTGAAGCACAGGCATATGAAGACTGGATTGGCTACACTCTGCCATGGCGGTGGAGGGGCCCATACATTAACCTTGGAAATGGTGGAATGA
- a CDS encoding actin-like protein: MVVVGLDVGYGDTKVIGVDGKRILFPSRWAVTETESWGIGGKIPVLSTDGGQTKFIYGKYASGNNIRVPQGDGRLASKEAFPLIAAALWETGIHNDGSPVDLVIGSGTPLGTFDLEVKAAKEALENKVLTVTGPEGEVRQFNITRLIMRPQGVGAALYLLNQGIIEQQPGYGVVIDVGSRTTDVLTINLMDMEPVVELSFSLQIGVGDAISGLSRKIAKETGFVVPFDLAQEALSHPVMFRQKQVGGPEVSGPILEDLANRIIENIRLNLRGEVDRVTSLIPVGGGSNLIGDRFDEIAPGTLVKIKPEDLQFANALGYRDAAERSM; the protein is encoded by the coding sequence TTGGTAGTTGTAGGATTAGATGTAGGTTATGGCGATACAAAGGTAATAGGAGTTGATGGTAAGAGGATACTGTTTCCTTCCAGATGGGCTGTGACGGAGACTGAAAGCTGGGGTATAGGAGGCAAGATACCGGTTCTTAGCACTGATGGGGGCCAGACGAAGTTCATATATGGCAAATATGCCAGTGGAAATAACATAAGGGTACCACAGGGTGATGGGAGGCTGGCCAGCAAAGAGGCCTTTCCCTTGATAGCCGCCGCACTCTGGGAAACGGGTATACACAACGATGGAAGCCCCGTGGATCTTGTAATAGGTAGCGGAACACCTCTCGGTACGTTTGATCTGGAGGTCAAAGCGGCAAAAGAGGCACTGGAAAATAAGGTGCTTACGGTCACAGGACCAGAGGGTGAGGTCAGGCAATTCAACATAACCAGGCTTATAATGAGACCACAGGGAGTTGGTGCTGCCCTGTACCTGCTGAATCAGGGAATAATTGAACAGCAGCCAGGTTACGGAGTGGTGATCGATGTAGGATCTAGGACTACTGATGTGCTGACGATAAACCTGATGGACATGGAGCCTGTGGTGGAGCTATCCTTCAGTCTACAGATAGGCGTTGGTGACGCGATTTCCGGCCTTTCAAGAAAGATAGCCAAGGAGACAGGATTCGTCGTCCCATTTGATCTGGCTCAGGAGGCACTTTCACACCCAGTCATGTTCAGGCAGAAGCAGGTCGGTGGTCCTGAGGTTTCCGGGCCAATATTGGAGGACCTTGCCAACAGAATCATAGAGAACATAAGACTGAACCTAAGGGGAGAGGTCGACCGTGTCACATCGCTGATACCGGTTGGTGGAGGATCAAACCTGATAGGCGATCGCTTTGATGAGATCGCGCCAGGTACTTTGGTGAAGATAAAGCCCGAAGATCTGCAGTTTGCAAATGCACTTGGATATAGGGATGCGGCGGAAAGATCGATGTAG
- a CDS encoding DsrE family protein, translated as MAKMLVMVITGKENINTEMVAFNFAINSVQNAHAQVEMLFLGRGVEAVLKNQNNSDTFLAQAQKARSLNIRLTVCSVSMKSLGITDEMIFEGLDKVMGGVETAARIDEGYQVITF; from the coding sequence ATGGCGAAGATGCTAGTAATGGTGATCACTGGAAAAGAGAACATAAACACGGAAATGGTAGCATTCAATTTTGCCATAAATTCAGTCCAGAATGCACATGCACAGGTCGAAATGCTATTTCTTGGGCGCGGTGTGGAAGCCGTACTCAAGAATCAGAACAATTCAGATACATTCCTGGCGCAGGCTCAGAAAGCAAGATCGCTGAACATACGGCTAACAGTATGCAGCGTTAGTATGAAATCTCTGGGCATAACGGATGAAATGATATTTGAAGGCCTAGATAAGGTTATGGGTGGAGTCGAAACGGCTGCTCGTATCGATGAAGGATACCAGGTGATAACTTTCTAA